The Streptomyces sp. NBC_00102 genome segment CCGCATTCTGCTGTACACCCGTACGGCGGGCCCCCGCCACGCCAACCTCGGCCCCGCCCTGGCAGCCGGCCTCAACCCGCCGCTGACCGACGCGAACGTCGTCCAGAAGGCCATGATCAAGCTGGGTGAGACGGGCGGTTTCCAGGTCGACTACACCGAGGACGTGGCTCAACTCGCCTCGCCGAACACCCTGTTCAAGTACAACGCAGTGGTCTTCTTCTCCACCAGCCGGGACGCGCTGGACGACTCCGCGCAGACTTCCCTGCGCCAGTACGTCCGAGGCGGCGGCGGCTTCGTCGGCATCCACAACGCCTTCGGCACCGAGTACAACTGGCCCTGGTACGAAGGCCTGTTGGGCAATGCCAACTTCTACGACCACGGTGCCGCGCAGGCGGGCACCGTGCAGACGGTGGAGCGCAAGGACGTCTCCACCAAGGAGCTTCCGACCCGCTGGAACTTCACGGACGAGTGGTACAACCTCGTGCCCTCCCCCACCAAGGTGCGCGTCCTCGCCAAGGTGGACGAGAGCACCCTCGCCAAGGGCGTGGCAGGCAACTACAACCACCCCGGCCACGGCGACAACCATCCGGTCGCCTGGTGCCAGTACTACGACGGCGGCCGGTCCTGGGTCACCACGCTGGGCCACGACGCCAAGGAGTTCACCACCGACGGCTCCTTCGCCGGCGCGACCGAGTTCCAGAAGCTGATCGTCGGCGGCATCCAGTCCGCCGCAGGCATGAAGCCCTTCTGCAAGTAGCCCGAGGCGCGCCTCCGGGCAGGTCGGCGGCACGGCACGCCGCTCCGCCGACCTGCCCGGACCGTGCGGCCGGCAGGCAACGGATCATCTCTGTCCCACCCCTTGCCACTGCCGCACACCATGTCTAGCGTATGGAAAGTCCCACCTGGCGGATCGTTGAAGCCACCCAGTGGTTGCACGGTGATCTCCGTGGCAATCCGTACCGCTGACAGCGCGGGCCTCCCCGCCCGATGCACGACCCGCGAACAATCGCCCTCATGGCGGCTCGCGGCTCCGCACCAGCCATCTTCGCCCCGTCCGGAAGGAACACCGACATGCTTGAGCCCACCACCGACGCCACCACCCAGCCGGCCGACACCACCACCACGCCCGCGAGTTGGAGCACGCCGGACTTCACGGTCGTCGACACGGCCATGGAAGTCACCGCCTACTCCCTCAACGCCCTCTAGAAGAAGGCCCCGTGCTGCTGCTCACCCTGGGCACAGCGGCGGGCGGAGGAGTTCCTCAGTGGAACTGCGCGTGCCCCGGTTGCTCCGGGGCACGCGCCCACCCCGACCGCCGCCGCACCCACGACTCCCTCGCGGTCCTCGGCCCCGATCCGTCCTCCTGGTTCCTGGTCAACGCCGGTCCCGACGTCGCGGACCACCTGGAGGCGCATACCGCGCTGCGCCCCGGACCGGGCGACGAACGCACGCCGGTCGTCCGGGTCCTGCTCACCGACGCCGAACTCGACCACACCATCGGGCTGCTGAG includes the following:
- the pqqA gene encoding pyrroloquinoline quinone precursor peptide PqqA, producing the protein MLEPTTDATTQPADTTTTPASWSTPDFTVVDTAMEVTAYSLNAL
- a CDS encoding ThuA domain-containing protein translates to MSGRTLRARAQSTRTAVLTTLGLMVAMVVALIATGTLSVAHGRIGTGAKELGDPDYGVCRGLDDDCYHDWGNFDPAKGYRILLYTRTAGPRHANLGPALAAGLNPPLTDANVVQKAMIKLGETGGFQVDYTEDVAQLASPNTLFKYNAVVFFSTSRDALDDSAQTSLRQYVRGGGGFVGIHNAFGTEYNWPWYEGLLGNANFYDHGAAQAGTVQTVERKDVSTKELPTRWNFTDEWYNLVPSPTKVRVLAKVDESTLAKGVAGNYNHPGHGDNHPVAWCQYYDGGRSWVTTLGHDAKEFTTDGSFAGATEFQKLIVGGIQSAAGMKPFCK